One window of Trifolium pratense cultivar HEN17-A07 linkage group LG5, ARS_RC_1.1, whole genome shotgun sequence genomic DNA carries:
- the LOC123882892 gene encoding uncharacterized protein LOC123882892 isoform X1 — protein sequence MSLAAAATQNPSIQQHHHNHRIIIPNKNGEKLVGILHQSGTTTDLVILCHGFQCSKDTNLILNLAVALEKAQISSFRFDFSGNGESEGSFQFGNFSTEVDDLHAVVQHFRESNRVIRAIVGHSKGGNMGLLYASKYHDIKTVVNISGRYNLKAGIEECLGKDYFERIKKDGFIDVKKSSGSLDYRVTKESLMEVLGTNLNEVCPQIDKECRVLTIHGSSDEINSVQDAHEFAKIIPNHKLHIIEGADHAYNNHQDELLSVVVCFIKETIDQNKGTAS from the exons ATGTCCCTAGCAGCTGCTGCTACACAAAACCcat CTATTCAGcaacatcatcataatcatagaaTCATAATACCCAACAAAAACGGTGAAAAACTCGTTGGCATATTACATCAATCTGGAACAACCACCGACCTTGTTATCTTGTGTCATGGTTTTCAATGCTCCaaa gATACCAATCTCATATTGAATCTTGCTGTTGCATTGGAAAAGGCACAAATTAGTTCCTTCCGCTTTGATTTTTCTGGAAATGG GGAAAGCGAAGGTTCGTTTCAGTTTGGTAACTTTTCAACAGAGGTGGATGATTTACATGCTGTTGTTCAACATTTCCGGGAATCAAATCGTGTAATCCGCGCAATTGTTGGACATAGTAAAG GAGGTAACATGGGGCTTCTGTATGCTTCCAAATATCATGACATTAAAACTGTTGTCAACATCTCTGGACGTTATAATCTAAAGGCTGGCATTGAAGAATGCCTTGGTAAAGATTATTTCGAAAGAATTAAGAAGGATGGTTTCATTGATGTGAAGAAGAGTTCAG GAAGTTTGGATTACCGTGTAACTAAGGAAAGTTTGATGGAAGTCTTAGGTACAAATCTGAATGAAGTATGCCCTCAGATTGACAAAGAATGCAG GGTCCTTACAATTCACGGTTCTTCCGACGAAATTAACTCTGTTCAAGATGCACACGAGTTTGCTAAGATCATACCTAACCACAAGTTGCATATCATTGAAGGAGCAGATCATGCATACAATAATCATCAAGATGAGCTATTATCAGTTGTAGTGTGCTTCATCAAGGAAACCATTGACCAGAACAAGGGTACTGCTAGTTAG
- the LOC123882892 gene encoding uncharacterized protein LOC123882892 isoform X4: protein MSLAAAATQNPSIQQHHHNHRIIIPNKNGEKLVGILHQSGTTTDLVILCHGFQCSKDTNLILNLAVALEKAQISSFRFDFSGNGESEGSFQFGNFSTEVDDLHAVVQHFRESNRVIRAIVGHSKGGNMGLLYASKYHDIKTVVNISGRYNLKAGIEECLGKDYFERIKKDGFIDVKKSSGSLDYRVTKESLMEVLGTNLNEVCPQIDKECRHTNVIW, encoded by the exons ATGTCCCTAGCAGCTGCTGCTACACAAAACCcat CTATTCAGcaacatcatcataatcatagaaTCATAATACCCAACAAAAACGGTGAAAAACTCGTTGGCATATTACATCAATCTGGAACAACCACCGACCTTGTTATCTTGTGTCATGGTTTTCAATGCTCCaaa gATACCAATCTCATATTGAATCTTGCTGTTGCATTGGAAAAGGCACAAATTAGTTCCTTCCGCTTTGATTTTTCTGGAAATGG GGAAAGCGAAGGTTCGTTTCAGTTTGGTAACTTTTCAACAGAGGTGGATGATTTACATGCTGTTGTTCAACATTTCCGGGAATCAAATCGTGTAATCCGCGCAATTGTTGGACATAGTAAAG GAGGTAACATGGGGCTTCTGTATGCTTCCAAATATCATGACATTAAAACTGTTGTCAACATCTCTGGACGTTATAATCTAAAGGCTGGCATTGAAGAATGCCTTGGTAAAGATTATTTCGAAAGAATTAAGAAGGATGGTTTCATTGATGTGAAGAAGAGTTCAG GAAGTTTGGATTACCGTGTAACTAAGGAAAGTTTGATGGAAGTCTTAGGTACAAATCTGAATGAAGTATGCCCTCAGATTGACAAAGAATGCAG ACACACAAATGTGATATGGTGA
- the LOC123882892 gene encoding uncharacterized protein LOC123882892 isoform X5 translates to MSLAAAATQNPSIQQHHHNHRIIIPNKNGEKLVGILHQSGTTTDLVILCHGFQCSKDTNLILNLAVALEKAQISSFRFDFSGNGESEGSFQFGNFSTEVDDLHAVVQHFRESNRVIRAIVGHSKGGNMGLLYASKYHDIKTVVNISGRYNLKAGIEECLGKDYFERIKKDGFIDVKKSSGSLDYRVTKESLMEVLGTNLNEVCPQIDKECRL, encoded by the exons ATGTCCCTAGCAGCTGCTGCTACACAAAACCcat CTATTCAGcaacatcatcataatcatagaaTCATAATACCCAACAAAAACGGTGAAAAACTCGTTGGCATATTACATCAATCTGGAACAACCACCGACCTTGTTATCTTGTGTCATGGTTTTCAATGCTCCaaa gATACCAATCTCATATTGAATCTTGCTGTTGCATTGGAAAAGGCACAAATTAGTTCCTTCCGCTTTGATTTTTCTGGAAATGG GGAAAGCGAAGGTTCGTTTCAGTTTGGTAACTTTTCAACAGAGGTGGATGATTTACATGCTGTTGTTCAACATTTCCGGGAATCAAATCGTGTAATCCGCGCAATTGTTGGACATAGTAAAG GAGGTAACATGGGGCTTCTGTATGCTTCCAAATATCATGACATTAAAACTGTTGTCAACATCTCTGGACGTTATAATCTAAAGGCTGGCATTGAAGAATGCCTTGGTAAAGATTATTTCGAAAGAATTAAGAAGGATGGTTTCATTGATGTGAAGAAGAGTTCAG GAAGTTTGGATTACCGTGTAACTAAGGAAAGTTTGATGGAAGTCTTAGGTACAAATCTGAATGAAGTATGCCCTCAGATTGACAAAGAATGCAG GTTATGA